DNA from Algisphaera agarilytica:
AGTTGGTGAAGACCTTGGCGACCTCGGGATCGGGTTTGTAGCCATAGGCTTCGAGCGAGCCGACGACCATGCGCCAGCCGCCGTTGGGGAAGATCGCGCGTTTCAGCGGGGCGTCGGTCTGCAGGCCGACAATCAGCTCGAGGTCCTGGTCGATGTAGCCCGGCTCGTGGGCGGTGATGGACGAAGGGATCTGGCTGACATCCAGCACGCCCTTCTCACGCTCGATCTTAAAGAGCTCTGACAGCTTTTCCCAGACCTTCGTCGTGCGGGGCGTCGGACTGGCAAGGAAGGCCTCGGTGCCCGAGTACGGCGAGTAGTTACCACGGATGAAGTCGCGGACATCAATGGATTGCTGCCATGGGCCGGGCGTGAATCCGGTGTGCGGATCGAATGCACCGGAGCTGGCTTCGGGGTGAAGAGTGGTGGGTCGGGGCGGGATGGCGGTGCTCATGGCAAGTGCTTCCGGTAAAGAGGGCTGATCGTTTGGATTCTAATTTACGGATAAAAAGGGGTTTTAGTCTTCTTTTAAGATCCTAGCATCAATCCGCTCCTCCGTAAACCCATATCGGCAAGATGTGAATCTCGACTTTTCTATTATATCGGCAGTAATTTCATGCGAATTCGGTGAAATGTAGATCGCCAAAAATTTCACAATATTTCTTCTGGCCGGCCGTGGCGACGTGCCGATACTTTTGTTATTCTGGAGTTTTATATCCACTATTTAACAGCCGAGCGGCCACCGTGGTGTGCCCGGCCTCAGAGTTCTTTGAACGAGAAAGTGCCCCCATGAACACCTACTCCACGCAAGCAACTTCGGTACGTATCTACGATGGCGACGGCGACGCGCTGTTCCTGGAAACCGGGCTGGCCGACAAGCTGGTCCTGGCTCCGGAGGGTCGTCCGATTGGCAGTGCCGACAAACAACCCCGCCTCCGCCTGATGTGGGGCCAGTACCTGCTCGACGACCTGCTGGCGGGCCGTTACAGCTCGCTGGTGTGCGCCGCCAACGCCGAGGACAACACCGAGGGGATTCTGGGGCAACTCGCGACGATGCTGCCCGGCAGCCAGTGGACCCCCGAGAGCGTCACCGCCCACGCCCGGCAGTTCGCCCAACGCGACGACGTCACCGTTCTGAAATACGACATGGGACTGGTCGAGGTCCTCGCCCTGCTCCGCCCGTCGCATCGGGAGGTCATGACGATGGAAGACCTCAGCCACGGGTTTGAATTGGTGTCGCAACTCCTGCGTCACCACACCCAGTGGCGGCCGACCGCGACCGTGTCCTTCCTCGAAGGCCGGGCCAACCGGCTCGAAGATGCCGAAGGCAACGAGCCGAGCTTCGAATCGATCCTGCAGGTCATGCACGAAGCGGGCTACGACGGCGACGTGTATCCCTCCCCGGCGATGTTCGAAGCGGCACCCACCGCGGTGTTTAGCCGATACCCATTCCCCGACTCGCTGGAAGCGATGCGCAGCGGCGGCTTCTGATTCCGGGGCCACCTCGGTTCGAGCCGGCCGGGCGACCGTGGGGGGTAACGCCCGGCCGGCTTTCTTTTGTGCCACACCCCACCCGACGTCAGGAAAACCATGTCCGCAAACCGCAACCGTTGGCTCGTCGCCCTCTCCGGCGTCGGCATCCACATCTCAATCGGCTCGGTCTACGCCTACAGCGTGATGACCTTGCCCCTCAAAGAAGCCCTGGGCTGGCAGAAGTCCGACATCACCATGGCCTTCTCCGTGGCGATAGTCTGCCTGGGCCTCTCGGCCGCGTTTCTCGGGCACTTCGTCGAGAAGCACGGGCCGCGCGCTTCGGGGATGCTCGCAGCGATCTGCTACGGCCTGGGCACGATCGGGGCAGGCCTCGCGGTGCGGTTTGAATCGCTGCCGATGTTCATCGCGGCCTACGGCGTGCTCGGCGGCATCGGCCTGGGCGTGGGCTACATCACCCCCGTCTCCACGCTGGTCAAGTGGTTCCCCGACAAGCGCGGCCTGGCCACGGGCATGGCGATCATGGGCTTCGGTTTCGCGGCGATGATCTTCGGCCCGGTCATGCAGAAGCTCTTCTCCACCGTCGGCCCGTCGAACACCTTCTTGATCCTGGGCAGCGTTTACTTTGTGGTGATCTTCTGCAGCGCCCTCTACATCGCCCCGCCGCCCAAAGGCTGGAAGCCCGCCCAACTCGACGAAACCGAAGGCGTTTCCAAACCCAAGCGAGTTCAACGCGAAGACCTCGCGCAGCTCACCGTCTTCGAAGCCATCCGCACCAAGCGGTTCTACTTCATGTGGACGATGCTGTTCATCAACATCACCTGTGGGATTGCGTTGATTTCGGTGGCCTCGCCTATGGCCCAAGAGATGGCGGGCATGTCCGCCGCCGCCGCCGCTGCGATGGTCGGGTTCATGGGGCTGTTCAACGGCATCGGCCGGATCGGCTGGGCCTCGCTGTCGGACTACATCGGCCGACCCGCAACTTACGCCGCATTCTTCTCGATCCAGATCGTGGCATTCTTCCTGCTCACCAAGTCGCCAGCGCCCTGGCAGTTCCAGGCGCTGGTGCTTCTGATCCTCACCTGCTACGGCGGAGGATTCGCCTCCGTGCCCGCGTTCCTCGGTGACCTGTTCGGCACCAAGCAGCTCGGGGCGATCCACGGCTACACGCTGACCGCCTGGGCCGCCGCGGGCCTCGTCGGCCCGACACTGGTCACCCGCGTGCAGGAAGCCACCGGCAACTACGCCACGACGCTCTACGTCTTCGCCGGCCTCTTCGTCCTCGCCCTGGCCGTCACCGGCCTGATGGCCTTAGACATCCGGGCCAAGCGCGCAGCCATGGGCCACACACCCCCCACCGCAGGCCCCGGCGTGATGGGTCAACCCGCAGCGGGATGAGGCGTTTCACCCAACACCGCTCGGACGCTTAGCGCGTTGGCGTTTGGGTAAACACCCGCATGGTGACGGTGGTGAGGTGGCCGCCGGGCTTGTCGAACTCGACCTGCACCTCGTTCTCGGTTTTCATCAAGTCTTCGGGCACCGGGATTTCGAGGACGCCGAAGAAGCTCGCCCGGGTACGTTGGTCGATGCCTCGCCAGTCGTTGGGCACATCGAGCGGCTGACCGTTGAAGAGCACCGTGGGCTGCAGGGCCATGTCGTGTTCGCGCGAGATACCAATACGCAGCGAGCCGCTCGAACCGTCCTTGCCGGGAATCTTGAAGGTAAGCGGTTGCTCGCCGATTTCGTGCAGGTAGCTGTCGCTGTATTGCTTGGTTTCTTGCACCAAGGCTTTGGGCGAAGGGGCCTGGTCGTAGTGGAGTTCGAGGATGGCGGTGGCTTGCGCCCCGATCTCCAGCTCCGCGGGGACAGCATCGAGATCGATCTCATCGAAAACCGGCTTACCTTTGGGGGCGTGGAGGTGGCGGAGGGTGACTTTCTGCGGCTGGGCATCGACGGGCAGGTTGATCTGCACCGGCACCGGCTTGAGGTCGAGGCTGTTGACCACGAGGTGGATCGTGTTGCCATCCACAAACGCGGCGGTCTGGATGTCGGGGTCGCTGGCTTGGGTCCATAGGCGTTCGCCGTTGACACGCGACCACAGCTCGTAGAAGTGGGCGAGTTCGGTGTAGATCCATTCACCGTTTTCCTCACGCAGCAGGCGGGTGCGGTAGGGATTGCCGGCTTCGTGGTTCCACCACAGGGCCTTCATAATCATGAACGGCATGCTCTTCTCGACGATCTGAGGGCGTTCCATTAGTCCCATCGTGTAGCCCGAGTAGGCATTGAGCTTGTGCCAGTCGCGCTCGGGGCTCCACGCGTCCAGCCGGGAGTCGACACCGGTCATGCCAAACTCGGAGATGAGCAGCGGCTTGACTTCACCGAGCTCGATAAGCGATGCCTGTTCGAGCATGTCGAGGACGGCTTCCATGCGGGCCCCCTTGGTTCGGTACTGCAACCCGCGGTCCCAGCCCTTGTCATAGAAGTGAACCGCGAAGAAGTCCATGTTGTCCCCGGCGATCTCCATGAAGCTGCCCCAGGTGCGGTCCCACTCCTCGAAGTTGTCTTCTTCCGGGTCGGCCGAGGCCTGGCAGAATCCGCCGATTTTCATGTCCGTGCCGGGGTTGAGCTCCCGTACCTTGTCGGCGACCACGTTGTGGAAGCGGAAAATATCCTCGCGAGTGACATCCTCTTTGGCGTGAGCGGAATCAACGAGGTCCCAGAGCGGCTCGTTAAGGACTTCGAAGTACTCGGGCATCGGCGGGCCGGGCTGGTCTTCGGATTGTTGATAGAAGTGTTTGAAGTAATGCCCCGTAAACGTCGCACTGGCTTCCATGTTGGCGAAAGCCCAGCCCATATCCGTGGGCGTGCCATCGGGGAAGAACGGATGAGGGTGCATCGCAACGATCAGCTCGGTTCGATCTTCGTACTGGTGGATGGCGGTGTTTTCTTCGTAGGCTTCACGCAACTCCAAACCGAACTGTTCGATGTGTTCGACCGAGGGGTAGCCGGGTTTGTCTGGGTCTTCCGGGGTCTGGTCGACGTAGAGTCGCGGCTGACCCGCTTCCCGGCCGAGATAGACATCCCAGCCGTTGAGGAACTGGTCCATCATCTCCGGGCTGTCCCACTCGCCTTCGGTGGGCGAGGAGTGCATATTGATGTATTTGGAGCGTTCGAATCCGGTGACATCCCCGATGTGGTGGCGGACCGTCGGGTCAACTTCAACCACAACGGTGGATTGCTGAGCGCAAGACACCAAAACCGGAGACAAGACCATCAGCGAGCAAGCAGCGGACAGTTTGGGGCTTTGAAATGAGATCATTTTTTTCATGGGATATGCTTTCGATTCTGGATCACGGCCAAGGCGGCAGTACGAAATCGTTCAAAAAAACTGAGTTAACGGCAATACGAATCAATCAAACCAATCAGAGGACACCGCATCGCGTTGCAACTCGAGAAGCTCGTCGATCAGAGCATCCGTGTCGCCAACCGAATACGTCAGCGGGTCGGTCAACAGCGCCCGGCGAAGCAGGTCGCGGTCGGTGTGGAACGCGGCGGCGGCGGTGAGTTCGTGGGTGTCGAGCACCTGCTCGCAGAGCCCGCGGATGCCGCGGGGCATCTCGGGATACGGCAGCGGACGCGGGCCGTCCATATCGACCTCGCAGAGCAGCTCGAGGAAGGCGTCGTCCGCCATATTCGGCACCGCCCCACCGTTAGCGGTATTGATGTGCATGGACTTGCCCAGGCCCGCCCACATGTTTTCGATCAGGTCGGTCGCGGGGTCGGGGCCGAACTCGGTGTCGAACTCGGCGATATCAACGCTGCCCGAGACGTAGTCGTCCACACGTTGCCAGACCTCGTCGGTCCACTTCAAGCGATCAGGGACTTCGAAGATCTTCAGCGGCGGATGCGTGTCACGGCCGACGGTGCCGGGGCGTTGGTAGAAGCGGACGTATTCCTTGGTGTGGGCGATCACGGCGGGCAGGTAGCCGAAGGCGTCGTGCAGCTCGACCGCGATACCGTTGTTGAGCCAGCCCTTGGCCTGCGTGGCATAGCCTTGGGCCTGTTGGTTGAGGTCGTCGTCCGCGTTCTTTCGCACGTGGTCGACGATATCGGGCAGGATGTCTTTGCCGTCGTACGACGCTTCGAGCAGCCAGGTGAAGTGGTTCGGCCCGCCGCTGCGCAGCTTGAGCTTGTCGTCGAACGGGACGCCGGCGGCCTTGGCGTAGTTCTCGTGCAGCGTGAACTGCGCATCGCAGAGAGCCATTGACTTCAAGTCGGGGAAGAACCGGGCCAGGCCCATGCCGTGGACCGCAGCGGGGTTGATGTAGTTGATCACCCAGGCGTCCGGGCAGAGCTCGAGCACGTCGCGGGCGCTGCCGGCGATCTCCGGCCACTCACGCAGCGTGCGGAACACCCCGCCGGGCCCGATGGTGTCGCCCGAACACATGCGGATGCCGTACTTCACCGAGGTGTCGCAATCCACACCGCGGAAGTGAGCGTTACGGTCGGCAAACGAGAACACCACAAAGTCGGCGTCCTTGAGCACCTCGCGCCGATCGGTCGAGGCTTCGAGCTTCAGCGGCGCATCGTTGTGCGCGATGGCTTTCTCGGCCAGCGTCTTCATCTTCGCCAGGCGATCCGCATCGGTATCGACCAGGGCGAGCGTGCCGGTACGGAGGTGCGGGGAGTGGATCATCTGCCACACGGCCTTGCGGCCAAAGAACAGGCTGCCTGCTCCGAGGATGACGACTTTGGGGGAATGAGCCATGAAGGAATCTCTGGGGCGGGGGCGCAAAAGAGGGTTCGAGACAGATTGCAGGGACATGGTAGTTTGCTAATTGTCTACAATTTTGGCATTTCAGGCCAACGTCAACCTATTGTGTCCGGCTTGGATAAATCTCCGTTCAACTTTAAGAAGTAGCATGCGCGTAAGGGGTTAGTACTCGAAGAAATGCTTTGCACCGAGAAAGCATCCCCCCCGCCGTTTCACTTTCACCCCCCGGATAAACCCATGAACACCCTCCTCGTCGGCACCGGCGAATACACCACCGGCTACGTCCACGGCCAGGAAAGCCAATCCGACAAAGGCGCGGGCGTCATCGGCCTGAGCGCGTTTTACCAGCGTGCCCTCGGCCAGATCGACCGCGTCCTGATGGCGGGGACCAACGGCACCAAGTTCCCCGGCATCCGTGAACACCTGGGCCGGGTGCTCGGCGAACGCTACCGGGACCTCAGCACCGACTTCGAGAGCTTCCCCGCCGACGACTGTGCACGTGACCCCGAAGCCTATCTCAAGGCGATGGACGAGCTCTCACCCGGCGACACCGTGATGGTCTTCACCCCCGACGACACCCACTTCACCATCGGCATGGCCGCGGTCGAGCGTGGGCTTCACGTCTTGATCGCCAAGCCGATCGTGCAGACGGTCGCCGATCACAAGGCGTTGATCGAGGCGGGCGACCGCAAGGGCGTGCTCGTAGCGATGGAAGTTCACAAGCGTTGGGACCCGATCTACGCCGACGCCCGCGACAAGATCCGCGATCTGGGCGACTTCAGCTTCTACAACGCCTACATGAGCCAGCCCAAGTCACAGCTCGAGACGTTCCGCGCCTGGGCGGGCAAGTCCAGCGACATCAGCTACTACCTCAACGCCCACCACATCGACTTCCACAACTGGTCGGTCGGCCACCGCGCCCGGCCGGTGTCGGTGACGGCGCTCGGCGCGACCGGTGTGGCACAATCGAAAGACATCGACACCGAAGACACCATCACGCTGGCCGTCAAATGGGAAAATACCGAGAGCGGCAACCTCGGCACCGCGCTCTACACCTCGTCATGGATCGCCCCCAAGAGCGACGTCCACTCGCAGCAGCGCTTCCACTACATGGGCCACGAAGGCGAGATCCAGGTCGACCAGGCCCACCGCGGCTACCAGATGGCGACCGACGCCGACGGCTTCCGCTCACCGAACCCGCTTTTCATGAAGTACCTGCCCAACGACGAAGGCAAGTTCGCCGGGGCGTCGGGCTACGGCTACCTGAGCATCGAAGCGTTCATCCAGGCGGCCCACTCGGTCAACGACGGCAAGACCACCGCCGTCGACTGGGACGGCAAGCTGGCCACCGCCCGCCAGACCCTCCCCGTCACCGCGATCCTCGAAGCGGGCCGACGGAGCCTCGACGCCAACGGCGCAACGATCCAGATCGACGAGCTCTGAGGGTTGGTGATGGATTAGACTAAGCCGGTCGTCGCGATCACGAATCTTTTTTCGTAAGGCTTGTCTATGTCTGTTCACCTCAGCGCCGCTTCCAAACGCGCAGCGTCGTACCCCGCCCGCGGCCCGGAGTGGTCCACCAGCTTCAGCTTCCAGACCGTCACCGGCATCGGGCATGAGGCCGGGGTCAACCGACGCGACCCCAGCAGCATCCTCCGCATCGACGATCTTTACTACGTCTGGTACACCCGCTCCGAGGGGCCGAGCTCGTGGCGCAAGCCGGGCTATGACCCCGCCCAGCGGATCTTCTCCTGGGACATGGCCGAGATATGGTATGCCTCTTCACCCGACGGCTACGACTGGACCGAACAAGGCTGCGCCGTCGACCGCGGTGAAGCCGGGGCTTACGATAGCCGGACCGTGTGCACGCCGGACGTGATGCACCACGACGGGCGTTTCTATCTCGTTTACCAGGCGGCGACCGAGCCGTACGGCGGGAGCGAGGAAACCGTGGGTATGGCGGTGGCCGAGTCGGTCGATGGCCCGTGGGAGAAGACCCCCGAGCCGATCCTCCGGCCGATGAAAGGCGGCGAGTGGTTCGGCGACCCCGACAACTACAACAAGGGACACTTCCGCGGCCTGAACCACGACCCGATGCTCCTGTTTTTCAAAGGCAAGTACCACCTGTACTACAAGTGCGGCAGCTCGCATCATCCGGGTAAACCCAACGAGAAATACGCGGGACGTGACACACGCTGGGGCGTGGCGATCTCTGACAACCCCACCGGGCCCTACGATCACTCGCCCTACAACCCCGTCACCAACAGCGGCCACGAGACGCTGCTCTGGCCCTACAAAGACGGCCTCGCCGCCCTTCTCAACCGCGACGGCCCGGAACGCGACACCGTGCAGTACACCACCGACGGCGTGAACTTCGAGCCCATGGGCACCGCGTGGAACACCCCCTGGGCCGGGGGTGCCTGCCGTTGCGAAGATACGGACGCGCACCCGCTCAAGGGGATAGAGTGGGGCCTGGGCCATATCGACGAAGGCGGGTCGGAGTGGAACTACATCGTCCGCTTCGATGCCGATCCCCACAACAGCTCCACCTGCCCGTCGTACTACCCGCGCAAGCTGTAATGGCTAGGTGAAACCAACTCCCTGTATTCCCTGGATTCAGCCGTAGCTCAGACTGGTCTCGGAGAGTTGGAGGTCATCCTCTAACGCACGGCGCGGCGCGAGTCCGGCCTGGGTGAGCCGGTCGTGATACAACCGCACGGCTTCTTCGGGAGCTAAGCCTTCGCCCACAATCAGACGCAGGCATCGGATGAACTCCAAAGGCGCTTCCGCGTCCTTGATCTTCCGGCCGAACAAGGCCACGCGGGCACCGTATTTCTGCGCCTGCGACAGGAGCGTGAATGCGTCGCAAGTGGTGCCGCTGGACCCGCCGAGGACGCCGACGATCAGCGACGGGTCGTAGGCGACGAGTTCTTCTAGCGCCGCCGGCCCGAGGAAAGGTATTTTCAAGAACTGCGGCCGCTCATCCAGCGCCACGCCGGCCAGAGATCGGCAGATCATGTCGTTGACGTAGGCGGGGATCTGGTCGGCCGGGATACCGCAATCCACATTGGGCGCAAAGACCTCAAGGAAGTAATCGAAGTCGGCCTCGGCAGCCCGGGCGCGGAACGCGTGGAACGCTTCGAGGTTGGCCAGGTCGAGCTCAAGATTGTTATTGAAAGTAATCGAATACAGCCCGAGGTTCACCGCGGGCTTTGTGCCGAGCTCGGGGTGGAGCGTGCCGTACTGCGCCTCGGTGATGTAGCAGGAGCTGAAAGCGCGCGACGGCTGCTCGCAATACGAACCCCCGCGCACCGCCCAGACGTCGGTGGTGTCGTTGGCACGGATGGCGGGCGTAACGTTGCTGGACTCGAACAGTTGTTCCTGGTGCGCCAGCCGGCTCATCGCCGAGACGGACGAGAGCATGATGTCCACCTCGCCCTGCTCGACCACCTGTCGGACCTCGTCGAGGAACGTGGGCATCGAGCGATACGGCGTATCGTCGCCGCTGGGCCAGCCGCGGCCCGGGCTGGGCACGCCCCAAGCCATGTCGGCGTCCTTCGCATCGGCCAAGATGAATTCGCCGCACATCAGGTCGCCGCGCAGGGCTTCGAGCTTGTTCTTCAATCGTTCATGCATGGCAAGTGTTCCGCAGGTGGTTCAGTAAATCCGCCGAGGTTTTCGACAATTCCGACTCGGCCATTTCTTCTCGCGTGGGCAAGGCGGTACGTCCGCCGAGCTGAGTAGCGACGTGGGCCGCCACCAATGCGGCCATCTCCAAACGCAGCTCCAACGACAACCCGTCGAGCAACGCGCTGGCATAACCCGCGTGGAACGAGTCGCCGCAGCCCGTGGTGTCCACCGCCTCGACAAGAAACGCGGGCTGATGGATCACGCCCTTGGGTGTCAACGCCCAGCTGCCGTGCGTGCCGTCGGTCACAACCAACTGGCCGTCGGTCGATTGAGCAAGGCGGCGCATCGCGGCGTCTGGTTCGCTTTCACCGCTGAGTTGCTGTGCCGCGACCAGCGGCAGGATGCAGTCCGTGCCAAGCTCAATCATCTGGCGCATCACCGCGGGGTCACCCGCTTCGATGTCGAGCACGCTCTGCACCCCCGCTTCGCGTGCCGCTTCAAGACCACGCAGTCCAACGTCGGGCTCGTAACCATCGGTCAGCAGCAGCCGGGCGTTCTGAATCGCCTGGACCGGAACTTCATCGGGCTCCAAAGGAAGATAGCCTTCGAGCGAGTAGAACACCGTGCGTTCACCGTCGGCCGGGTCGATCTGCACCACCGCCGCGGCGGGCTGAGCGTCGGGGGTGTGGACGAACAGGTCGGGCTGAACGCCGTAACGCTGGAGGTCTGCCCGGGCGGTCGCGCTCAGGGCGTTGTCGCCCAGCCGTGTGGCGAAGCCGGTGCGCCAACCCAGCCGTGCCAGACCACACGCCGCGTTGCCGGCGGGCGCGCCGCCCTGGATGACCAACTCGTTGACTTGGTGTTTCTCACCAGCCTGAACCTCGCGTGGCAGACGTACCAGCACGTCGACGACGTTCAAGCCCAGCACCACGACATCCAGCGGTTTGGAGAGCGTTTCGGAGGTCATCGCGCTGCTCCGTTGGTATGCGCTTCAGCGGGGCCGAAACCCGAGAGGCGGTGGTGCTTGGAAACCTCCAGGGTCTGCACGCCCAGGAAGAAGTTGAGCATCGCCAGGTCTTCGTGCCAGTGGCCGTAGCCCAGCGACCAGTGGTGGTCGAGCCCGCCGCTGAGGATGGTGCCCATGATCTGCGACGCGGTGGCCCGGGCCTTGGGGATGAGTTCGCCATACACCCCGCGGAACGGCATGGTGCAATCCGCCATCTCGCCCTCGAACGCAAACATCCGCCCCGCGTCGGGAGACTGATACCGAACCAGCGTCGCTGGCCCGAGAGCTAACGGGAACTCGACCATCATGCCCACTGCGGTCTCGGGGTCAGCGTTTTCGAGGATGGAGTGCTTGCGCAGGTCGAAGTTGTGGCCCGCGTGCAGCAGCCGGGTGGGCGAAGCGCCGCAGTGCCAGATGCCGATGCGGTTGGCCTGCGGGTTGACCGCCGAGAGGTCCATCATCGTGGGGATCGCGTCGCCCTCGGAGAGCAGGTGCATCGTCAGCGACGAGATCAGCCCGTTCATCTCGCCTTCTTCGGTGGTGCACAGACCCCAGTCGTTGAGCATGGACACCGAGCCGTCGCAGGCGCAGCCGTACTGATTGAACAGCTCCGGCCAGCTCTTGATCGTGCAGCCGATGTATCCGCCCTCGGCGGCCATGTGCGCGATCGCAAGGCCCAGCCGCAGCGTCTGCATGGCCTGCTCGTCGGGGACATCATTGACCGCGCACCGCGACGACCGCGTGATCGATTCGAGAAGGCTGCGGATGGCGCGGTCGTCGAGTTTGCGCGAATAATCAAACGCCGCTTGGAGGTCGATGCGGTCGAAGCGTAAGCCGAACTGCCGGATGACCGAGAGTTCATCGGTCTCGCCGTCGTAAAACGCGATCACGCGCGAGCCGCCGACGTGCAGCGCCTTGCCGAACCGCAGTCGTTGCCGGGCGCGGGCCACCCGGCAGAAGCGGGCGATCTCTTCGGGCAGCGTGTCGGTGACTTCTTCGTGGAGCCAGGCGTAGCGGACGTCCAGCCGGTTGAGCATGTTCAGCAGAAAGTTCTGGCAGCACAAGCTGTTGGCGCTCAAACGCTCGGCGGGCGGGTCGGGGAACGACCAGCTCATCAGCGGCAGCCCCTGCTCGGTCAGCCAACGACCGAGGTACGCGCCGATCTCACCCGCGGTGTAGGCGGCGTGGAACAACAGCACGCCGTGAAGTTCGTGTTCGGATTCACGCGACAGGAAGCGGATCAGGGCGTCGGGATCTTCGAAGGGTTCATCAGCCCGGACGATCTCGAATTGTTCGGCCGGCAGGGCGCTGCCGAGCAGGTCTAGCACTTGCTCGTAACGCTGACAGGCCGGCTCCCAGGGGAAGTGGATATGAAGGCCACACGCCACGACCGCGATCCGGG
Protein-coding regions in this window:
- a CDS encoding L-lactate MFS transporter, with protein sequence MSANRNRWLVALSGVGIHISIGSVYAYSVMTLPLKEALGWQKSDITMAFSVAIVCLGLSAAFLGHFVEKHGPRASGMLAAICYGLGTIGAGLAVRFESLPMFIAAYGVLGGIGLGVGYITPVSTLVKWFPDKRGLATGMAIMGFGFAAMIFGPVMQKLFSTVGPSNTFLILGSVYFVVIFCSALYIAPPPKGWKPAQLDETEGVSKPKRVQREDLAQLTVFEAIRTKRFYFMWTMLFINITCGIALISVASPMAQEMAGMSAAAAAAMVGFMGLFNGIGRIGWASLSDYIGRPATYAAFFSIQIVAFFLLTKSPAPWQFQALVLLILTCYGGGFASVPAFLGDLFGTKQLGAIHGYTLTAWAAAGLVGPTLVTRVQEATGNYATTLYVFAGLFVLALAVTGLMALDIRAKRAAMGHTPPTAGPGVMGQPAAG
- a CDS encoding family 4 glycosyl hydrolase, translating into MAHSPKVVILGAGSLFFGRKAVWQMIHSPHLRTGTLALVDTDADRLAKMKTLAEKAIAHNDAPLKLEASTDRREVLKDADFVVFSFADRNAHFRGVDCDTSVKYGIRMCSGDTIGPGGVFRTLREWPEIAGSARDVLELCPDAWVINYINPAAVHGMGLARFFPDLKSMALCDAQFTLHENYAKAAGVPFDDKLKLRSGGPNHFTWLLEASYDGKDILPDIVDHVRKNADDDLNQQAQGYATQAKGWLNNGIAVELHDAFGYLPAVIAHTKEYVRFYQRPGTVGRDTHPPLKIFEVPDRLKWTDEVWQRVDDYVSGSVDIAEFDTEFGPDPATDLIENMWAGLGKSMHINTANGGAVPNMADDAFLELLCEVDMDGPRPLPYPEMPRGIRGLCEQVLDTHELTAAAAFHTDRDLLRRALLTDPLTYSVGDTDALIDELLELQRDAVSSDWFD
- a CDS encoding Gfo/Idh/MocA family oxidoreductase, which encodes MNTLLVGTGEYTTGYVHGQESQSDKGAGVIGLSAFYQRALGQIDRVLMAGTNGTKFPGIREHLGRVLGERYRDLSTDFESFPADDCARDPEAYLKAMDELSPGDTVMVFTPDDTHFTIGMAAVERGLHVLIAKPIVQTVADHKALIEAGDRKGVLVAMEVHKRWDPIYADARDKIRDLGDFSFYNAYMSQPKSQLETFRAWAGKSSDISYYLNAHHIDFHNWSVGHRARPVSVTALGATGVAQSKDIDTEDTITLAVKWENTESGNLGTALYTSSWIAPKSDVHSQQRFHYMGHEGEIQVDQAHRGYQMATDADGFRSPNPLFMKYLPNDEGKFAGASGYGYLSIEAFIQAAHSVNDGKTTAVDWDGKLATARQTLPVTAILEAGRRSLDANGATIQIDEL
- a CDS encoding glycoside hydrolase family 117 protein, with the translated sequence MSVHLSAASKRAASYPARGPEWSTSFSFQTVTGIGHEAGVNRRDPSSILRIDDLYYVWYTRSEGPSSWRKPGYDPAQRIFSWDMAEIWYASSPDGYDWTEQGCAVDRGEAGAYDSRTVCTPDVMHHDGRFYLVYQAATEPYGGSEETVGMAVAESVDGPWEKTPEPILRPMKGGEWFGDPDNYNKGHFRGLNHDPMLLFFKGKYHLYYKCGSSHHPGKPNEKYAGRDTRWGVAISDNPTGPYDHSPYNPVTNSGHETLLWPYKDGLAALLNRDGPERDTVQYTTDGVNFEPMGTAWNTPWAGGACRCEDTDAHPLKGIEWGLGHIDEGGSEWNYIVRFDADPHNSSTCPSYYPRKL
- a CDS encoding carbohydrate kinase family protein, whose protein sequence is MTSETLSKPLDVVVLGLNVVDVLVRLPREVQAGEKHQVNELVIQGGAPAGNAACGLARLGWRTGFATRLGDNALSATARADLQRYGVQPDLFVHTPDAQPAAAVVQIDPADGERTVFYSLEGYLPLEPDEVPVQAIQNARLLLTDGYEPDVGLRGLEAAREAGVQSVLDIEAGDPAVMRQMIELGTDCILPLVAAQQLSGESEPDAAMRRLAQSTDGQLVVTDGTHGSWALTPKGVIHQPAFLVEAVDTTGCGDSFHAGYASALLDGLSLELRLEMAALVAAHVATQLGGRTALPTREEMAESELSKTSADLLNHLRNTCHA
- a CDS encoding L-fucose/L-arabinose isomerase family protein; the protein is MIAPSPPQALPDQGVTTQILRELAPPLPTAAPTRIAVVACGLHIHFPWEPACQRYEQVLDLLGSALPAEQFEIVRADEPFEDPDALIRFLSRESEHELHGVLLFHAAYTAGEIGAYLGRWLTEQGLPLMSWSFPDPPAERLSANSLCCQNFLLNMLNRLDVRYAWLHEEVTDTLPEEIARFCRVARARQRLRFGKALHVGGSRVIAFYDGETDELSVIRQFGLRFDRIDLQAAFDYSRKLDDRAIRSLLESITRSSRCAVNDVPDEQAMQTLRLGLAIAHMAAEGGYIGCTIKSWPELFNQYGCACDGSVSMLNDWGLCTTEEGEMNGLISSLTMHLLSEGDAIPTMMDLSAVNPQANRIGIWHCGASPTRLLHAGHNFDLRKHSILENADPETAVGMMVEFPLALGPATLVRYQSPDAGRMFAFEGEMADCTMPFRGVYGELIPKARATASQIMGTILSGGLDHHWSLGYGHWHEDLAMLNFFLGVQTLEVSKHHRLSGFGPAEAHTNGAAR